A region of the Dysidea avara chromosome 9, odDysAvar1.4, whole genome shotgun sequence genome:
gtgttgtaTGTAACATCGCAGTTAGAAACCATGAGATACCTTATTTACTCCAAAATGATAACTTACTAGTAACATTTTCTTGACACACCACAGCAGGACTTTTACCACAGTTGTAACCATCATGGCCACAATCTAGTATGTATTTCTCATCTCCACGACAATAGTGACTAAGCTCTATCTTAGGAATCACATCATCTGTAGACCAACCAATACTTTTTACACCACCAGAATAACCAAGCTGTTTACAAAACACTTGTACAGAGCCTCTATCCCAAACACTGTGACAGAATCTTCTCCAGGTGCCATTGTAATAAACTTCAGCATATCCAACAGATGGTTTGGGTCCACCAGAAATACGAACTCTCTCTTTAGAATGATATACAACAATTAAACATcttatatgtaatatataacaaACAGATCATTTCAGATTTCACTAAACTAAGCTGGCTTATATTACAAGCACTCACTGTGTTGGCACAAATGATATTTTTACCAGAATGTAACAAACAAAGAATGCTAAGAATGATCGCATCACAACTTTTTAGCatgtatacagcattacaattcTTAGTGGGTGTATGATAGTACATACATTCATGCATACATGTATTCTTTTATCATGAGTGATCATAGCAACATACCATTATGATCATTTCCATAGATAACAACTATTGCTTTTGCTTTAGATCCCAGCTTCACGccatgtaatgtaatgtagaACTTTTCTGTAtcctttacaacaaaaaaaatataCCAATAAATTATGAGGAAGAAAGCaaaacaaggaaattttgacagaagAACCTTTTGATGCAGATTAAATGCTGGAAAAATTAAAACTCATATGCCTACACACTAACTTTTAAAGAAACTAAAACTTTAGTAAATTAAAACATTACTTAGACTGATGTGTCTGTCAACTTTTCTTCTCTCAAAATATCTTGCTGTATTATTAGTTTTTTTTAACACTTCATCAACTGACTCGGTGGATATTAGGGTAACATGTTGGTGACTGACTATCACATTTTTATAGGCCAACAAACACCAAGAGTTTATTTCAATTATTATACTACAGAGCACATAATATGAAGTTATAGATAACTGGCATGTCAACAGAATTACCTCAGCAATGTCATCATCAATAATTTGTAGTAATATTGACTTTTGAGTTTCACTTGCTTCAAATTTCAGCACTCCAGAAGGATTGACAAAATCCATGTCAGCAGCTGAATCACCTGAAGAGATGTACGTAGTCAGTGTCACACATAGAAATAAAATATGGTAGCTTAAAATCGTTCTTATTTATAACACTTTTGGTCAACAGACATGAAGGCAAACAAGATTACTGCATATTGTTTTTAGTTGCAAAGATACACATGCAAAACACGTGCATTTCATGTAGTAAGATTAGTAAAGCTAACCTTTGAGATGACACAGGATAAAAAAGGTGTTCAAGTGTTTGATTAAgtattttatataattatgtgcatactgtatgtaagtaataagatacatgcatgtatgtagctacaattcTATAAGAAAGTTTCAactgtatactgtagctatatgtacacgtatgtacaaattatgtacCAGTATACAGGTACATGTACCACAAGATAACACATAACTTACTTAAATAAGTAGTGTTGTAATGCACTACAAATTCTCCTGTGATATTACCAACTCTGTTGACTTTAATTTCAATGATTTCTGGTGTCTCCTAGcaaatacaaatacaacaaTACGATGTACAACCACATAAATAGTCATGAGATCACAattgacagccaagaaatgataTCAGTACTTTTAATGCAAAAATTTTAAGTGCACATAAAGCACAGCAAGGCAACAACAACTTACTTCTCTATAAAACACAGCCATGCAACGGTCACAAGGTGTATCAAACTCAAAGAATCCATCTTCTGATGATGATACTAGCAAACTGAAGACACTGAAGTCTGTGATATAAATTTATTTATACAAAATTATCATTACACACTGAATACAGTTGTCAGTTGCACTGCAACTATTTAAATAAGCATTATATGTACattgcatgcatacataaacaTGCTTGCTTGTACAAATGGGTGTGTGCAAAACttgttgtttgttgtttacataaaCAGCCTGTTCGCATTGTTTCTTACTCAGTAATAGGCAAATTGTCAACTTTAACTTCAGGGTCATTATGGTGAATCCAAGGGTGAATCCGTGAATCAGCAAGCTTCTTGGGGTATACGTAGTTGTACTCTAAAGTTGCCTCTCCTCTTTGCTGTCAGTGTAGAACTAACACTTTTTGTCTGACCACACTGACTGCAGAATATGTGGCAGCAGTTTTATAGCCACAACATACAGCAGAACAAAGAATGATGTTAACTTATGAACTAAGAAGTCTCTGTCTGATTATTTGTCCTGCATGAAATCAGATTGCACATCACACTTAATTTACTGTATTAAATGATTTTAAACTGTGTGAAAGTGGTGTTTTCATTCTAAGTTTATGCTGTGATTGTGAACACATATGGTAAGCTACTGTATACTGTAGATGTTAAACTGTACGTATATGCTTACTGCCATGGTAGTCAAGACATGCATACATTATACATTGCATACGTGTACTGTATACTTGTGCACATAATGTACACATGCATATTTGCTGTCAAAAAGGTTATGTACCATCAAACATTATTGTAAATCGACTCTTGGCTTGCTAATCCCAGTGGAATAGCAATTCCAAAAACACTATTACATGCACATGTGTATATGCCCGCGTGCACGCAACACAGACGTACAAATATGCACACATCGTAATGccacacataatatatacaggGGGTGTATTATGGACATCACAAATTGTGTCTCCTTAACTGGTAGTCACCTAACTGTGGCATCAATTTTTGCATGGATtgcataatttttaataatggttAACTGAGGaatcatgtgtgtgtagtgttcttACATGTATATGACCTGGATCTCACCAATATAGgcattttgtttgctgatatGGTGTGGTAGTTTAGTGTAGTATACACTGATAGTGTTAGTTAAGGACTATAGTAACAATCATATGTAGTGATGAAGTTATAAACTATCACACTTAGTTATTTGAGCAGTATATGGTATGTCTCATGttgttgaaaaatatttaaGTTGCAGTAATCACTATATTGTGAGGCTGAGAGGCTCCATGTAAAGTACTTTTGCATGATCACTCATGCAAAGTTTACTACCCATGATCTAAATCATCACAATAAAAGGTATGCCTTTCAATAATCATTAAAAGATTTGCTGCACTTTAATAATTACTCTAAGACTTGCATGATTACTCATGCAAGACTTACTTCACAATGATCTGATTACTTGATCACTGATGTAAACTTAATATTTACAACTTGCAATTTTAATTATCATACTTTAGTTCCTCTGGTTCAGAACAATGGCACAATGTTTGGTTACAATGTATGTGCAAGCATAGCTTTCAATACTACAGTAAACAGCAGTCGAATGCTTTGTGTCTAGTCAGTTACAAATTAACATCTGCTGGCACTTTGAACAGTCTAACTATTAGTTTACTAGTCTGCTGTATGTTTGATAACTATTAGTTTACTGGTCTGCTGTATGTTTATATTAATTTTTACATGACTGCTCATGCAAGAGTGGCTTCCAGATGACCTATTCATTTTGATCAACTTTATGAGTATCTCAGAATAACTATGTAAATTCTTGTTTCAAATGTAAACCggctgcatatatatatatatacatatatatatatttaactaCAAACATATATCCTGATTGTATACAGGGTCACTGCTTTGAAAAACACTTCAAATGTGAATTCATCATTATCATTAGTGACTAATTATCATACAATATTCATAGTAACGAAATGTCACATATAGATGCAGGAGTACTATTCATAGTAACCAAATGTCAAATATAGATGCAGGAGTACTATTATGAATTAAGGAGCAGGTCAATTTCAGTGAATTTATTTGCTGTAAGCATTAAATTTTGTTTCTTGTTACTATACTGTAACAGTGTAAGTTACAATATACTGCAGGTGTGTGTTCATAATGTGTTTTGTTTTATCGCCAAAATGCACATTTGTGTGATACACATCAAACAGCAATGCACATCATTAGTTCATCAGAAAGTGTAAGTGTTACATGAGCAAACATGCAAACATAATAGCAGCACAATACATCTATCACTGATTGTGCAGTAACAAACATACATCAACATTTTAAACCACACAATATTATTAGTtctggctatagctatatgaCTGTAGCAAGATTTACACAATACTCATACTAATGCAGGATATATATAAAAACATTAAAGCAGTTTAATTTCTACTGTGTCTATCTTATCTGGGACAAGCATCTATAGTAGGGGATGCTGGCTATATATGCTACTTGAGATGGTAACTTGTAAATAACAAACCACAAGTAATGAACATTATGTGTGCCATGCATTGTTCAGAATCTATTAAAGTCAGTAAAGTTGTAAATTGACATGATCATTAATGATTAGATCATAAGGAAGCAAGTCTTCCATGAGTGATCATgcaagcagtggcggatctaggaatttataaagggggtttccagtttagaaggtggagatatatattgacatgagatacgcaaacgtttgcactacatcgtctggtttggtaaggtgagaccaaaaaaaaaaaaaaaaaaaggtcacagcctagtaatagtacataaaatatattaaaaacttcctacacactactttagtagctactgtgactgctctaattacagtatctcgatcgagacgcacgccgcgataattaaaacatttaattgttacgcaatcatttttcaaagggggtttccgtggaaaccaatgaaacccccctggatcc
Encoded here:
- the LOC136267471 gene encoding macrophage receptor MARCO-like, which codes for MPDTEKFYITLHGVKLGSKAKAIVVIYGNDHNERVRISGGPKPSVGYAEVYYNGTWRRFCHSVWDRGSVQVFCKQLGYSGGVKSIGWSTDDVIPKIELSHYCRGDEKYILDCGHDGYNCGKSPAVVCQENVTMSYCSHETISIIRSLTSLT